GAAACCCGCATCGTTCGCCTCCCCAGCGTTTTCGGACCACTTTCTCCCTGGCAAGGTGGTAAAGAACGCGCTCCAGCAGCTCTCTGTCGCAAAATTGCTCAGGCAAAACTCGCGCAAACGACAGAAGTTGCAATTTGGGGGGATGGCAACCAATTACGAACTCTCTGTTACATTGACGACTGCGTCTCCGCTCTTTACCAAGCTATGCAAGCAGCCCACCCGCTTTCGACCATCCAGACCTCCTCCCCCCCACTTTCGATCAATAATCTTGCTGACATCATCGCCGACATTGCCAACGTTCGCATCGCGAAGACTTATAGCCCCGTCCCCGAGAGCCTTCGACGAAGCACCTCCGACGATATCAATCTCCCTCATGTAGTGGGACTGGAACCGCAGACATCAATTGAGCGGGGGTTAGCAATAACGTACTCATGGATTGAGGAAAACGTTCGTTCTCAACAACTCACAACTCCGACAACGTAGTCCGACGGCCCGGGGCCTCTTTAGTTTTCATACCTCCTTCCGATATTCTTCTCCGAAGACCCCTCAGGAGATCAGATTCAGGTCAACTTGCTGTCCGTATGCAACCTTTGCTATGAAGAGTATACGGGATTTACTTGAACCCACTACCTTTATGACCCCTTACCAAGCGCCAACGGAAGTCTGCATAACCGTCGACACCGAATTCAGTATCGGTGGGGCCTTTGCAAACCCCACCGCTAATAAACCCGTAGGCCTACAGCGTGTCTTATGTGAGGTAGACGAAAAAGAAGAAGGCCTGGGATTCCTACTCGACACCTTTGCTGCCTATGGCATCTCGGCGACGTTCTTTGTTGAAGCGCTGAATCATTGCTATTTTGGCGATGCCCCAATGCAAGCGCTTGCTCACCGCATTCTGGCATCCTCTCAAGACGTCCAGCTTCACCTTCACCCATGTTGGACCACTTTTCGTAACCCCCAGTGGCAGACAGACCTCCCACGCGCACAACGCAGCGACTCATGGGTCGGTCTCTCAGCCGATGAAACCTACGATCTTATTCAACTCGGCCTACAAACGTTTGAAAGATGGCAACTGCCGCGCCCGATCGCGTTTCGCACCGGGAATCTCCAACCAACCACCGCCATCTATAAAGCCATGGCGCAGTTGCAGATCCCCCTCTCGTCCCACATTGCACCTCCCATACACCGCTCGCCAGATCCAACGTTCCATCTTAGTGGAGGACGGCACTGGCTTCACGGTGTTTTAGAATTACCCGTGCTCAGTTACATCGAACTACGGATTGGGTC
The sequence above is a segment of the Deltaproteobacteria bacterium genome. Coding sequences within it:
- a CDS encoding polysaccharide deacetylase, producing MKSIRDLLEPTTFMTPYQAPTEVCITVDTEFSIGGAFANPTANKPVGLQRVLCEVDEKEEGLGFLLDTFAAYGISATFFVEALNHCYFGDAPMQALAHRILASSQDVQLHLHPCWTTFRNPQWQTDLPRAQRSDSWVGLSADETYDLIQLGLQTFERWQLPRPIAFRTGNLQPTTAIYKAMAQLQIPLSSHIAPPIHRSPDPTFHLSGGRHWLHGVLELPVLSYIELRIGSWQRQHSFTVVATSVNEIDNLLWAARQHGISPIVILAHPFDFIKASDQQYVRIRRNRLNQDRLRHLCRFVHQHPRDFVSVSFRQGMDKWLQAQGTENPRLKVSPFGVVRRLAENSLNDLLWTY